The Gammaproteobacteria bacterium genomic sequence CCGCGGTCAACTCATCGCCGGCCTTGTGCAGGGTCAGGGTGCCGTAGTACACCACCTCCAGTTGCGGGTTGACCTTGTCCACCGTGACGTCGACATCCACCGGTTTGTCATCCTGGGAGGCATAGTAGTGGATATTGACCACGTATTCGCCGGTGATGGTTCCACGGATGGTCACGACTTCCTGCCTCAGGGGAACCTCGACGGTCTGCCCGTTGACGTTGATGGAATCGTTGACGCCGCGATCATCGCGATCCAGATGGACAAGCCCGGCCTCCTTGTTCTGGAACCACACCAGGTTGCCGTCAGGTTCCTCCACCCAGGTGTCGATGTCGTTCGGATTGTTGTCGGGCCAGTGTACGGTGATGATGTATTCGGCCTTGGGATCGATGATGCCTTTTTTCGACACGGGATTCATGAAGATGATGGAGAGCACGAAGAAGTAGGTCAGCGCCTGGATGATTTTGAACAGGACCGCCGTCATGACATCAAAGGGCTGATAAAACTTCGACCTGCCGCCCAACCGGAGAGCCATGAGGAAACCTGCCGTCTATTTCAGGATTTGTGCAGCCGGGGCAGGATGTGCACGTCGGTGAGATTGATCGTGGTCTCCAGCAATTCCTCAAGTCCGCGGCCCAGCAGGTAATAGGGTATGGACAGCAGGATGCCGCCGACCAGGCTGACCAGCGTGGTGTTGAGTGCGGTGCTCATGCCAAAGCTCATCTGCCGCAGCACGCGCTGCATGGCGCTCGCGTCCAGGATTTCATTCTGCGACACCGAACCCAGCATCAAAATGAAGCCGATCAGGGTGCCCAGAAAGCCCACTTTGAGCAGGAAGTCGATCAGAAACCAGCCGAATTCATTCTTGCCGCGCAGACGCGAGGCGTGCGCCTCCAGGATGTCGGCGCTGGTGACGGACTTCGACGCCGGATCGCGCTCCGTATGCTTGGCGGACAGCAGATCGGCGACATAACGCGAAACAAAGCTTTCGGGCAGGACGCGCCCGCTGTCGACCAGGCACAGGCGGCCGTCCTCGTCGCAGGCCACCGGCTCGCCGGTATTGATCAGGTTCAGTTCCGTGCGGCGGGTGACGTTGAGTTCATGCGAAAGATTGAGCGTGCGCAGGAGGGAGTGGCTGAGGCCCACGAAATAGATGGCGATGACCACGATGGAAATCATGCTCTTGTCGGTGGCCACCATGGCCTGGATCAGCCCGGTATCCGTTGTCACCACAAATCCGTAAATGACCAGCCCGGTGGTCATCATCCAGGCGAGCAACAGCAGGTGTTCAGTTTTTCTCATGATATGGATTTCCCGGGACAGAATGGTTTTTCAACAGAGCTTCTCAGTATACACAGGACGGTGGGCGCTGAGTACCGTCAACTACATTTGCAAATGCGGTCAGGGCGTGGCGGCAGGTTCTGTCGATGGCAGTGGATGGCCGACGGCGTTTTGCTGCAACGCAAAATCCATGATCCTTCTCATCTCCGCATTCGTGCGCCGCGCAAATTCATTGACCTTTGGATTCGGATGATCCTCGGGCAGCAGGATGAGACTGATGACGGTCTTTTTATCCTGCACGTGCACGGTGATACGGCAGGGCATCATCGCCACGTAGCCCAGATCCATCTGCAGCACCTCGCGCGCATTTTCGACGCTGCAAAAATGAATGACCTCCACGTCCGGAAAGTCCTTGTTACCGCGCTCGCGCAGCGCCTTGCCCAGATTATTGGTGCCGGTGATGCGGTAGTTGTGATCGGAAATGGCGAACTCCAGTTCCTCCACCACGTCCTCGAAGGACTTGTCGGTGGTGGCGCGCACGATCTGATAGGCGTGCGTCTCGACCTTGCCGGAGGAATCGGATGTCGATGGATCCGCTGATTTTTGGGAACAGGCCGCCAGCAGGAAACAAATGACTAGCGGCCAGCAACGCATCATGCGGGGATTCTTCAGACAGGTTCTGCTACTCGTTGATGACGACCTTGGTGCCGATCTCGACGTAGCGGCTCAATTCATCGATCTGTTCGTTGGTCAGCGCGATGCAGCCTTCCGTCCAGTTGATGTTCTCGTGTATGGTCAGCTTGTCAGGCGTGATCTCACCGATGCCGTGTATGCCGACCGCGCCGCCGAGCGGTGTGTTCTGCGGCGGCGGATGTCCGGCCCTGGCCGCGTCGATGATGGCGTCGAATTCCGTGCGCGTCAACAATCCGTTTTTCAGCCCCCAGTAGGCGTCCTTGACGTTGGGATAGTTCAGCAACATGAAACGATGGAACTTATCGCTGTCCTTGACCTTGACGATGCGGTAGACCCCGATGGGCGTTTTGTGATCGCCGACCTGGCGCTTGTCGCCCTTGCCGCCATAACCGAAGGCGGCGTGAAAAGTTTTTTCCACCTTGTCGCCGTGTTTCAGGTAAAGGATGCCCTGGGATTTGACGATCTCTATTTCGTAGTCGGCGGCGCGGGCGGCAAATGGCAGCAACAGCAGGGCGGTGATGAACCCCATGAACAGCTGGGACAGTCTCCCTGTCTGATGGGAAAACGTCATACCGCCGCGGGAGAATGTGTATGGTGGAAATTCATGGTGGGCAATAGATTAGCAGAGATTCTTAAGGTTATAAATGGTTGTGCTATGCTAGGCCCATTCAACAATAAACCCCGTTAGCCCCCTTTAAAACTCCATGCCGGTCACCCCAGCGCGCTACACCCGCACCGCCATGCTATTGCACTGGCTCATGGCCCTGCTCATCTTTTTTTTATTCGGCTTGGGATGGTGGATGACGGAATTGCCGGAA encodes the following:
- a CDS encoding MotA/TolQ/ExbB proton channel family protein, yielding MRKTEHLLLLAWMMTTGLVIYGFVVTTDTGLIQAMVATDKSMISIVVIAIYFVGLSHSLLRTLNLSHELNVTRRTELNLINTGEPVACDEDGRLCLVDSGRVLPESFVSRYVADLLSAKHTERDPASKSVTSADILEAHASRLRGKNEFGWFLIDFLLKVGFLGTLIGFILMLGSVSQNEILDASAMQRVLRQMSFGMSTALNTTLVSLVGGILLSIPYYLLGRGLEELLETTINLTDVHILPRLHKS
- a CDS encoding DUF302 domain-containing protein, which codes for MMRCWPLVICFLLAACSQKSADPSTSDSSGKVETHAYQIVRATTDKSFEDVVEELEFAISDHNYRITGTNNLGKALRERGNKDFPDVEVIHFCSVENAREVLQMDLGYVAMMPCRITVHVQDKKTVISLILLPEDHPNPKVNEFARRTNAEMRRIMDFALQQNAVGHPLPSTEPAATP
- a CDS encoding L,D-transpeptidase; its protein translation is MTFSHQTGRLSQLFMGFITALLLLPFAARAADYEIEIVKSQGILYLKHGDKVEKTFHAAFGYGGKGDKRQVGDHKTPIGVYRIVKVKDSDKFHRFMLLNYPNVKDAYWGLKNGLLTRTEFDAIIDAARAGHPPPQNTPLGGAVGIHGIGEITPDKLTIHENINWTEGCIALTNEQIDELSRYVEIGTKVVINE